In Fusarium oxysporum Fo47 chromosome XII, complete sequence, one DNA window encodes the following:
- a CDS encoding organic solute transporter Ostalpha-domain-containing protein, giving the protein MGLFRSGDDDKSNVTCPTHSFAQDAEKNITGSLSFYQLSMIIGGSFAAFALIVMFFINMMHATHLSNPSEQVKIMRIGTLISAFSIISFLCICFPHAAVYIEPWLHVYEGFALGSFFLLLCDYVSPNRDQQDVFFATKKKNGIKWFKTRWIMIFQMPVIAIGVAVATDITQAAGIFCQESNDRHFANIYLRIIMSISLVISVLSILQMYFLLKKDLAHHNPMLKLTAFKIVVGLTFIQGIIFTVLNDQNVLKTSDTLTYADVHVGIPNLVICIEMAPLSLFFMFAYPWSVYMSGHGRGNFSKLEQGNMPEGSYQGGPFGIHAWLAMLNPSDSIKAILFIFKQDNRNASTTSVNMTGYQSNDPLVSHPYNPQPYSTTN; this is encoded by the exons TGCCCTACGCATTCTTTTGCTCAAG ATGCCGAGAAGAATATTACCGGTAGCTTGAGCTTTTACCAGCTGAGCATGATCATTGGCGGCTCTTTTGCTGCTTTCGCTCTGATTGTcatgttcttcatcaacatgatGCATGCAACGCATCTCTCCAACCCCTCAGAACAAGTCAA GATCATGCGAATCGGCACACTCATTTCTGCGTTCTCCATCATTTCGTTCCTCTGCATCTGCTTCCCTCATGCAGCGGTCTACATCGAACCCTGGCTTCATGTCTACGAGGGTTTCGCGCTGGGatctttcttccttctcctctgcgATTATGTATCACCGAACCGAGACCAACAAGACGTGTTTTTCGctacaaagaagaagaatggtATTAAGTGGTTCAAG ACACGTTGGATTATGATCTTTCAGATGCCCGTCATCGCAATCGGTGTCGCAGTCGCTACCGATATTACTCAAGCCGCCGGTATCTTCTGTCAAGAAAGCAACGATCGACACTTCGCCAACATCTACCTCCGAATCATCATGTCGATCTCCCTCGTCATTTCGGTCCTCTCGATTCTACAGATGTActtccttctcaagaaggaccTCGCCCACCATAACCCGATGCTGAAGCTCACTGCTTTCAAGATCGTAGTCGGCTTGACTTTTATCCAGGGT ATCATCTTCACCGTTCTCAACGACCAGAACGTTCTCAAGACCAGCGACACGCTCACCTATGCTGATGTCCACGTCGGTATTCCCAACCTCGTTATCTGCATCGAAATGGCTCCTCTGTCGCTGTTCTTCATGTTTGCCTACCCATGGAGCGTTTACATGTCTGGCCATGGCCGGGGAAACTTTTCCAAGTTGGAGCAGGGCAACATGCCTGAGGGGTCATACCAGGGCGGTCCTTTCGGTATCCATGCCTGGCTCGCCATGTTGAACCCCTCCGACTCCATCAAGGCGATcttgttcatcttcaagcaaGACAACCGGAATGCTTCTACAACCTCAGTCAACATGACGGGATATCAGTCCAACGACCCTTTGGTGTCGCATCCCTATAATCCTCAGCCCTACTCTACCACGAACTAA
- a CDS encoding cutinase-domain-containing protein — MKPTQALIVLATIVYAAPIVEQTKALTPPLAELDTHFEHHIKRCGKGEPPFLGRFPFANETYNQLTDGTPCRNVTMIYARGSRQAGNVGKANNTGPALFNSLADRIGLENLAVQGVTYKARRRDFIFKGGCNEGSKTMAKLINQAASQCPDTKIVIAGYSQGAQLLHKAAKNVTAGVTQHIAAAVTLGYPKKPMGKIAASRSLSVCRPGDSFCDKTIPWEPFVPFVGAPLWWFLTMLDTHGDYNENATAVANWIADRVTNIG, encoded by the exons ATGAAGCCCACTCAGGCTCTCATCGTTCTTGCGACCATTGTCTATGCGGCTCCTATCGTAGAGCAGACCAAGGCCCTCACCCCCCCTCTCGCCGAACTCGACACCCATTTCGAACACCACATCAAACGCTGTGGTAAGGGCGAGCCCCCTTTCCTTGGAAGGTTCCCATTCGCGAACGAAACTTATAACCAGCTCACCGACGGGACGCCCTGCCGCAATGTCACCATGATCTACGCCCGAGGAAGCAGGCAGGCAGGCAATGTAGGAAAAGCAAATAATACCGGTCCCGCCTTATTCAATAGCCTTGCCGACCGTATTGGCTTGGAGAACCTGGCCGTCCAGGGCGTGACTTACAAGGCGAGGAGGCGGGACTTCATTTTCAAAGGAGGCTGTAACGAAGGCAGCAAGACCATGGCTAAACTAATCAACCAG GCCGCAAGCCAGTGTCCCGATACCAAGATTGTCATTGCTGGTTACAGCCAGGGCGCCCAGCTTTTACATAAAGCTGCTAAAAATGTAACTGCCGGTGTGACACAGCACATCGCTGCCG CTGTTACCCTGGGTTACCCGAAGAAGCCCATGGGCAAAATCGCTGCATCGCGTAGTCTGAGTGTCTGCCGCCCAGGTGATAGCTTTTGTGATAAAACGATCCCCTGGGAGCCCTTTGTCCCCTTTGTGGGCGCCCCACTCTGGTGGTTCCTTACTATGTTGGACACGCACGGGGATTACAATGAAAATGCCACTGCTGTCGCCAACTGGATTGCTGATCGGGTTACCAACATTGGATAG